Proteins from one Alysiella filiformis genomic window:
- a CDS encoding SMI1/KNR4 family protein, whose protein sequence is MFYLWKNKLGFHLPDSYEEFLSCVKEEDGLDYYDDFGNGGYFYGYKNLLERNATYDVQKNAPDYFLIGQDGDLGFFIHKKGYDDAIYALDLGALGSAKMHHIADNMADLLTKILSNEDENWDLFDDED, encoded by the coding sequence TTTACCAGATAGCTACGAAGAATTTTTATCGTGTGTAAAAGAAGAAGATGGGCTTGATTATTATGATGATTTTGGCAATGGTGGTTATTTCTATGGCTATAAAAATCTGTTGGAGCGCAATGCGACTTATGATGTGCAAAAAAATGCCCCTGACTATTTTTTAATTGGTCAAGATGGCGATTTGGGCTTTTTTATTCACAAAAAAGGTTACGATGATGCCATTTACGCTTTGGATTTAGGGGCATTAGGTTCAGCAAAAATGCACCATATAGCTGATAATATGGCAGATTTATTAACAAAAATCCTTTCTAATGAAGATGAAAACTGGGATTTGTTTGATGATGAAGATTGA
- the rfbC gene encoding dTDP-4-dehydrorhamnose 3,5-epimerase yields the protein MNIIETSLTDVKLLEPTIFGDERGFFMETFRDNWFREHVADRTFVQENHSKSSKNVLRGLHYQMEHTQGKLVRVVSGSVFDVAVDLRRSSPTFGKWFGAILSAENKRQLWVPEGFAHGFYTLEDNTEFVYKCTDYYHPQSEHTLLWNDPTVGIDWGLMGEPSLSTKDVAGKLFQHAATFP from the coding sequence ATGAACATTATTGAAACATCTCTCACCGATGTAAAATTATTAGAACCCACAATCTTTGGCGATGAACGCGGCTTTTTTATGGAAACCTTCCGCGATAATTGGTTTCGTGAACACGTTGCCGACCGCACTTTTGTGCAAGAAAACCATTCCAAATCCAGCAAAAACGTCTTGCGCGGCTTGCATTATCAAATGGAACACACGCAAGGCAAATTGGTGCGCGTGGTTTCAGGCAGCGTATTTGATGTGGCGGTGGATTTGCGCCGCTCATCGCCCACTTTTGGCAAATGGTTTGGCGCGATTTTGTCCGCCGAAAACAAACGCCAATTGTGGGTACCCGAAGGTTTCGCGCACGGCTTCTACACGCTGGAAGACAACACGGAATTTGTGTACAAATGCACCGATTATTACCACCCTCAATCCGAGCATACACTATTGTGGAACGACCCAACGGTGGGCATAGATTGGGGTTTGATGGGCGAACCGAGTTTGTCCACCAAAGATGTGGCAGGCAAACTTTTTCAACACGCAGCCACCTTTCCCTAA
- the rnr gene encoding ribonuclease R, translating into MKKQKNLNTLNLRNKDPYLERERAKYDHPLPSREWVIELLEQAGVPQKIPALADKLSILPDEYEFFERRLKAMARDGQILINRRGLVCVAEKLAIVKCRVEMSRDGSFGFAVPLVPHDDGDLVLYNKQLAGVMHGDIVTVRPLGLDRRGRREGQILDIVERAHSHIVGRFYLERGVAVLEAEDKRIQQSIVLSPESVAQFQPKSGQVIVAALETYPENHRPAVAKITEVLGDYADSGMEIEIAVRKHRLPHTFSEGCLKAAEKIPNKVRKTDLKNRVDLRDLPLVTIDGESSRDFDDAVYAEKIGRNYRLIVAIADVSHYVKPNDLIDKDALERATSVYFPRRVIPMLPENLSNGICSLNPDVERLCMVCDMTITYAGNVKAYEFYPAVMKSAARLTYNQVWQWLENDEKNIPETFSGSLKTLYKLFQILQAKRQKRGAMEFETIETQMIFDDKGKIERIEPVKRNDAHKLIEECMLAANVCAADFLLQNKQPALYRNHAGPTPEKLATLREQLALLGLKLGGKDNPTPKHYGELAAQIADRPDRELLQTMLLRSMQQAMYEPENMGHFGLAYEHYAHFTSPIRRYPDLLVHRAIKAVLAGQKYEVPSWQEMGVHTSFCERRADEASRDVESWLKTYFMRDKVGEVFTGKVSGMANFGLFVTLDEIHIEGMVHVSDLGEDYFNYRADLLAMVGERSGVRFNMGDTVTVKVARADLETSRIDLVLVGGVKSGKKSAKSAKSKQKLPENVAKLVDEAEHILAKSKRQSASKSVKKAASANQSSRKKAAPKKAKKSVSIKIKKA; encoded by the coding sequence ATGAAAAAACAGAAAAATCTCAACACATTGAATTTACGAAACAAAGACCCTTATTTGGAACGCGAACGTGCCAAATACGACCACCCCCTTCCCAGCCGTGAATGGGTCATTGAGCTGTTGGAACAAGCGGGTGTGCCGCAAAAAATCCCTGCTTTGGCGGATAAATTGTCCATTTTGCCCGATGAATACGAATTTTTTGAACGCCGACTGAAAGCGATGGCGCGTGATGGGCAAATTCTCATCAATCGGCGCGGCTTGGTGTGCGTGGCGGAAAAATTGGCGATTGTGAAATGCCGCGTGGAAATGTCGCGCGATGGCAGTTTTGGTTTTGCTGTGCCGCTTGTGCCGCATGATGATGGCGATTTGGTTTTGTACAACAAGCAGTTGGCTGGTGTGATGCACGGCGATATTGTTACCGTGCGCCCTTTGGGTTTGGACAGACGCGGTCGCCGTGAAGGGCAGATTTTGGATATTGTGGAACGCGCTCATTCGCATATTGTGGGGCGTTTTTATTTGGAACGCGGTGTGGCGGTGTTGGAGGCGGAGGACAAACGTATTCAGCAAAGCATTGTTTTATCGCCAGAAAGTGTGGCGCAATTTCAGCCCAAATCGGGGCAGGTGATTGTGGCGGCGCTGGAAACTTATCCTGAAAATCATCGCCCTGCGGTTGCGAAAATCACGGAGGTGCTGGGCGATTATGCCGACAGTGGCATGGAAATTGAAATTGCGGTTCGCAAGCACCGTTTGCCACACACGTTCAGCGAAGGCTGCCTGAAAGCGGCTGAAAAAATCCCCAATAAAGTTCGCAAAACCGATTTGAAAAACCGCGTGGATTTGCGCGATTTGCCCTTGGTTACGATTGATGGCGAAAGCTCGCGCGATTTTGATGATGCGGTGTATGCGGAAAAAATCGGCAGAAATTACCGCTTGATTGTGGCGATTGCGGACGTGAGCCATTATGTGAAACCCAATGATTTGATTGATAAAGACGCTTTGGAACGCGCCACCAGCGTGTATTTTCCACGCCGTGTGATTCCCATGCTGCCTGAAAATTTGTCCAATGGCATTTGCTCGCTCAACCCTGATGTGGAGCGGCTTTGCATGGTTTGCGACATGACGATTACTTACGCGGGCAATGTGAAGGCGTATGAATTTTATCCTGCGGTGATGAAATCGGCGGCGCGTTTGACCTACAATCAAGTTTGGCAATGGCTTGAAAATGATGAAAAAAATATCCCCGAAACCTTTTCAGGCAGCCTGAAAACGCTCTACAAATTGTTCCAGATTTTGCAAGCCAAACGCCAAAAACGCGGTGCAATGGAATTTGAAACCATTGAAACGCAAATGATTTTTGACGATAAAGGCAAAATTGAACGCATTGAACCCGTCAAACGCAATGATGCGCACAAATTGATTGAAGAATGTATGTTGGCGGCAAATGTTTGCGCGGCTGATTTTCTGTTGCAAAACAAGCAGCCTGCGCTGTATCGCAACCATGCGGGTCCCACGCCCGAAAAATTGGCGACTTTGCGTGAACAGTTGGCTTTGCTGGGCTTGAAATTGGGCGGCAAGGACAATCCCACGCCCAAACATTATGGCGAACTTGCCGCGCAAATTGCTGACCGTCCCGACCGCGAATTGTTGCAAACCATGTTGTTGCGTTCCATGCAGCAAGCGATGTATGAACCTGAAAACATGGGACATTTTGGTTTGGCTTATGAACATTACGCGCATTTCACTTCGCCCATTCGCCGTTATCCTGATTTGTTGGTGCATAGGGCGATTAAGGCGGTGCTGGCTGGGCAAAAATACGAAGTCCCCAGTTGGCAAGAAATGGGCGTACACACTTCATTTTGCGAACGCCGCGCCGATGAAGCGAGCCGTGATGTGGAAAGCTGGCTGAAAACCTATTTCATGCGCGATAAGGTGGGCGAAGTGTTCACGGGCAAAGTGTCGGGCATGGCGAATTTTGGCTTGTTTGTAACGCTGGACGAGATTCACATTGAGGGCATGGTGCATGTGAGCGATTTGGGCGAGGATTATTTCAATTATCGTGCCGATTTGTTGGCGATGGTGGGCGAACGCAGTGGCGTGCGTTTCAATATGGGCGACACGGTTACGGTGAAAGTGGCGCGCGCGGATTTGGAAACCAGTCGCATTGATTTGGTGCTGGTGGGTGGCGTGAAAAGCGGCAAAAAGTCGGCAAAATCCGCCAAATCCAAACAAAAGCTGCCTGAAAACGTGGCAAAATTGGTGGACGAGGCAGAACACATATTGGCAAAATCCAAACGCCAATCTGCCAGCAAAAGCGTCAAAAAAGCCGCATCTGCCAATCAATCCAGCCGCAAAAAAGCCGCACCGAAAAAAGCGAAAAAATCGGTGAGCATCAAAATCAAAAAGGCGTAA
- a CDS encoding filamentous hemagglutinin N-terminal domain-containing protein, giving the protein MNHVYRVVYNAATNTYQAVPENSTGKHKAISQNTASTPSEKADMGAYFSLKPSVLCVLCAVAMGLGSSFTLAAPTGGQVSAGEARIHQHGNMTDIHQSSPKAAINWQSFGVQKGETVNFKQPNAESITLNRVIGNEKSIIDGIINANGKVFVANPNGILMGKNAQINVGALLATTGKISDRDFMNNMFQFDKATGKITQLGNIKVPEGGVVALIAPIVENKGKITAPQGKVLLASAEQFSITLPDNGQFAYTLDRGTLQGLVDNGGAILADGGHVILTAKGTDAVKKSLIKHTGKIEANTVQNKNGVIELLGDLDNSRLEVSGSLKAEAKENGDGGFIETSAADVKIQETAQISTQAKNGKTGIWLIDPQDFTVSDGTDEHTETGIGAETLSNNLQKTDIKIQTVATGSEQGNIYINAPVSWDKNKLTLSAHNDIHINKTLNGTGTAQLALEYGQGTADGGESDYHIMMGTKVNLPSGRTFTIKKGNYGETLNFVVIHQMPEIVKNKDGDFESRFPTNNIAFGTDLDVGFTKNYDGFAGYTLPENKGTIHGLGHTINNLYLRNQKNKRDTGFIQKVVSVNNVNNYAYGIRDIGLKNVDIQSTSNFSDTGGLSGWTPYIKNSYVTGNIATSGQESQVGGLAGETPLIISSYFKGSVSSTGSGTRTGGLAGNGGNIYQSYVDGDVKSKGQHSSTGGLIGLGHNIQNSYAMGSVVTSGERADAGGLIGWGTGIDNSYSNSKIVAIGKDSYTGGLIGSSDRTFYDTVKNSFFRKNEDSNLQSIGKFESNKTNIMNVLGKLDSEMKQESTFTDWDFDKIWYMNPDSMPKLRVFATPIGITQTQPTPPAPQQADASVKAPDLSKTYDGKPVNSVADLTVLQGWKDGFTATGLKDGDTVDNIFQVGTLTIDENKGNWKGAVNVKKGGYDIYPTGKLKDEFNQKYIISDWKKGILTITPKKIAIHGSRVYDGTKEARDSEVKEIKGLIGNDMKTVKVTGSGTLAGADVVPNGTQKLTSLKYGDKKLALTGKNSQNYELMLDGSKWEINKRPLIIQAMNNFKPLYETNPDKQNIGILIESETKNRGLVKGQEIKDIGLNFSLTDTQAKKAKLHDIYAVTPNNAHFSKGKASNYDIQYKPGKILVIPQAVVPDNNFPINMEEHKAKTVADYAATLNDIYDEILLADAVYGAGSVFGDKEKGIAPVEIGSNSRFFEVYEIADKNAIGGKRYELKPYDKDAKGKYLELVTENLTNKNPNVQHINVIDISAKDETDKKGAGLAAAVYKKSGTNKYFIVFRGTDDGHPLSLFNADGRNNVLPHKPQYHEAYKWASNMINLIKNDQNAEIKFVGHSLGGGLASYTAISLDRKGIFFNAAQLTSDYNLFAKSNYMGHAALADLYYSHSRPYRKGYAFNRDKVASTDLSTEDLYDTQNIYFLSEQDTLGGKITGDLDHVMPHIHFTRHAVNIVDENYKLLEKKPIVHQKHTWFYRSHKNSEAKKNQANAEVEKLKATLPKVCHDIKCQNYQVLLKAQQDANDKTRQYHTVIIPYTVSYSKPLDNGEANVSLDKWFTPRLRAGINNLVLPENSRIKNTNNHRMTITFSDGSKLELEPNTVIQMKYESGKDIASTVQIISGSATAIIKGKRIERNVNQ; this is encoded by the coding sequence ATGAATCATGTTTACCGCGTTGTGTACAATGCCGCCACCAACACCTATCAAGCCGTGCCAGAAAACAGCACAGGCAAACACAAAGCCATTTCCCAAAATACCGCAAGCACCCCGTCTGAAAAAGCAGACATGGGTGCTTATTTTTCATTAAAACCCAGCGTTTTGTGCGTTTTGTGTGCGGTAGCCATGGGTTTGGGCAGCAGTTTCACGCTGGCAGCCCCCACTGGCGGACAAGTCAGCGCAGGTGAAGCACGCATTCATCAGCATGGCAACATGACCGACATTCATCAGTCCAGCCCCAAAGCGGCAATCAACTGGCAAAGTTTTGGCGTGCAAAAAGGCGAAACCGTTAATTTCAAACAGCCCAATGCCGAATCCATTACACTCAATCGCGTGATTGGCAATGAAAAATCCATTATTGACGGCATCATCAATGCCAATGGTAAAGTGTTTGTTGCCAATCCGAATGGCATTTTAATGGGCAAAAATGCCCAAATCAATGTGGGCGCATTGCTTGCCACCACAGGCAAAATCAGCGACCGCGATTTCATGAACAACATGTTCCAATTTGACAAAGCCACAGGCAAAATCACGCAACTGGGCAACATCAAAGTACCCGAAGGTGGCGTGGTGGCATTGATTGCGCCCATCGTAGAAAACAAAGGCAAAATTACCGCGCCACAAGGCAAAGTGTTATTGGCTTCGGCGGAACAATTTTCCATTACCCTGCCTGACAATGGGCAATTTGCCTACACTTTGGACAGAGGCACTTTGCAAGGTTTGGTGGACAACGGCGGCGCGATTTTAGCGGACGGCGGTCATGTGATTTTGACCGCCAAAGGCACAGACGCAGTGAAAAAATCGCTGATTAAACACACAGGCAAAATTGAAGCCAATACCGTGCAAAATAAAAATGGCGTGATTGAATTATTGGGCGATTTGGACAACTCTCGCCTTGAAGTTTCAGGCAGCCTGAAAGCGGAAGCGAAAGAAAATGGCGATGGTGGTTTTATTGAAACCAGTGCGGCTGATGTCAAAATTCAAGAAACCGCACAAATTTCTACCCAAGCCAAAAATGGTAAAACAGGTATTTGGTTGATTGACCCACAAGATTTTACTGTATCTGATGGAACAGACGAACACACAGAGACTGGTATTGGTGCAGAAACTTTAAGCAATAATTTGCAAAAAACGGATATTAAAATTCAAACTGTTGCTACTGGTTCAGAGCAAGGCAATATTTATATTAATGCGCCTGTTTCATGGGATAAAAATAAATTAACCTTATCTGCACACAACGACATTCACATCAATAAGACTTTGAACGGTACAGGTACGGCGCAATTGGCTTTGGAATATGGTCAAGGCACGGCAGATGGCGGAGAAAGCGATTACCATATTATGATGGGTACAAAAGTTAATTTACCATCAGGCAGGACTTTTACTATTAAAAAAGGTAATTATGGAGAAACACTCAATTTTGTTGTGATTCATCAAATGCCTGAAATTGTAAAAAATAAAGACGGTGATTTTGAAAGTAGATTTCCCACAAATAATATTGCATTTGGTACTGATTTAGATGTTGGGTTTACTAAAAATTATGATGGATTTGCTGGATATACCTTACCTGAAAATAAAGGAACTATACATGGTTTGGGTCATACAATCAATAATCTTTATTTAAGAAATCAAAAAAACAAACGAGATACAGGTTTCATTCAAAAAGTAGTTAGCGTAAATAATGTAAATAATTATGCATATGGCATTAGAGATATTGGACTAAAAAATGTAGATATTCAATCTACTAGTAATTTTTCTGATACAGGTGGATTATCTGGGTGGACACCTTATATTAAAAATAGTTATGTTACTGGTAATATTGCAACTTCTGGTCAAGAATCTCAAGTAGGAGGACTTGCTGGCGAAACTCCATTAATTATTTCTAGTTATTTTAAAGGAAGTGTTTCTTCAACAGGTAGTGGTACACGAACAGGTGGTTTAGCGGGTAACGGTGGAAATATTTACCAATCTTATGTAGATGGAGATGTTAAGAGTAAAGGTCAACATTCATCTACAGGCGGTTTGATAGGTCTGGGACATAACATACAAAATTCTTATGCGATGGGTTCTGTAGTGACATCTGGTGAAAGGGCTGATGCAGGAGGTTTAATTGGTTGGGGAACTGGAATAGATAATAGTTATTCTAATAGTAAAATTGTAGCAATAGGTAAGGACTCCTATACTGGTGGGTTAATTGGCTCCTCTGATCGTACATTTTATGATACTGTTAAAAATAGTTTTTTTAGGAAAAATGAAGATTCAAATTTACAATCTATCGGAAAATTTGAAAGTAATAAAACAAATATTATGAATGTTTTAGGTAAACTAGACAGTGAAATGAAACAAGAATCCACCTTTACCGATTGGGATTTTGACAAAATTTGGTATATGAACCCAGATAGTATGCCAAAATTGCGCGTGTTTGCCACGCCTATTGGTATTACACAAACACAGCCAACACCGCCAGCTCCCCAACAAGCTGACGCAAGTGTTAAAGCACCTGACTTGTCCAAAACCTATGATGGCAAGCCAGTTAATTCTGTTGCCGATTTAACAGTACTACAAGGTTGGAAAGATGGATTTACCGCAACGGGTTTAAAAGATGGCGATACCGTAGATAATATTTTTCAGGTAGGCACACTAACCATTGATGAAAACAAAGGTAATTGGAAAGGTGCTGTTAATGTGAAAAAAGGTGGTTATGACATCTATCCAACAGGTAAGCTCAAAGATGAATTTAACCAAAAATACATCATTAGTGATTGGAAAAAAGGTATTTTAACGATTACTCCAAAGAAAATTGCGATTCACGGTAGTCGTGTGTACGATGGAACAAAAGAAGCACGAGACTCTGAAGTTAAAGAAATCAAAGGATTAATTGGCAATGATATGAAAACAGTCAAAGTAACAGGTTCAGGTACTTTGGCTGGAGCTGATGTTGTGCCAAATGGAACACAAAAACTCACATCATTGAAATATGGTGATAAAAAGCTGGCTTTAACTGGTAAAAATAGCCAAAACTACGAATTAATGCTTGATGGTAGCAAGTGGGAAATTAATAAACGTCCATTAATTATTCAGGCGATGAATAATTTTAAACCTTTGTATGAAACCAATCCAGATAAACAGAATATTGGTATTTTAATAGAAAGTGAAACTAAAAATCGCGGTCTTGTAAAAGGTCAAGAGATTAAAGATATTGGATTGAATTTTTCGTTAACTGATACCCAAGCCAAAAAAGCCAAATTGCATGATATATATGCAGTTACACCAAATAATGCTCATTTTTCTAAAGGTAAGGCTTCAAACTATGATATTCAGTATAAACCTGGCAAGATTTTAGTCATTCCACAAGCTGTTGTACCCGATAATAATTTCCCAATTAATATGGAAGAACACAAAGCAAAAACTGTTGCAGACTATGCAGCTACGCTGAATGATATTTATGATGAAATTTTATTGGCTGACGCGGTATATGGTGCAGGAAGTGTATTTGGAGATAAGGAAAAAGGTATTGCTCCAGTAGAAATAGGTTCAAATTCTCGCTTTTTTGAAGTTTATGAGATTGCTGATAAAAATGCCATAGGTGGAAAACGTTATGAATTAAAGCCTTATGATAAAGATGCCAAAGGAAAATATTTGGAGCTAGTTACAGAAAATTTAACCAATAAAAATCCAAATGTTCAGCATATTAATGTTATTGATATTAGCGCAAAAGATGAAACAGATAAAAAAGGGGCTGGTTTAGCTGCAGCCGTGTACAAGAAATCTGGTACAAATAAGTATTTTATTGTCTTCAGAGGCACTGATGATGGTCATCCTTTATCGCTATTTAATGCAGATGGAAGAAATAATGTACTACCCCATAAACCTCAATATCATGAAGCATATAAATGGGCAAGTAACATGATTAATTTAATAAAAAATGATCAAAATGCAGAAATAAAATTTGTAGGGCATTCTCTTGGTGGTGGCTTAGCATCTTATACGGCTATTTCACTAGATAGGAAGGGGATATTTTTTAATGCTGCTCAATTAACTTCAGATTATAATTTATTCGCAAAAAGCAATTACATGGGACATGCTGCTTTGGCAGACTTATATTATTCTCATTCGAGACCATATAGGAAAGGTTATGCATTTAATAGGGATAAAGTGGCTTCCACAGATTTATCTACGGAAGATTTATATGATACACAAAATATTTACTTTTTATCCGAACAAGATACTTTAGGTGGAAAAATCACGGGAGATTTAGACCATGTAATGCCACATATTCATTTCACTCGTCATGCTGTAAATATTGTGGATGAAAACTACAAACTTCTTGAAAAGAAGCCAATAGTACATCAAAAACATACTTGGTTTTATCGTAGTCATAAAAATTCAGAGGCTAAAAAGAACCAAGCGAATGCTGAAGTTGAAAAATTAAAAGCAACTTTACCTAAAGTTTGTCATGATATTAAATGTCAAAACTATCAGGTGTTATTAAAAGCTCAACAAGATGCAAATGATAAGACTAGGCAATATCATACAGTTATTATCCCATATACTGTATCTTATAGTAAACCACTAGATAATGGTGAAGCAAATGTATCTTTAGATAAATGGTTTACTCCACGACTGCGAGCGGGCATAAATAATTTGGTATTACCTGAAAATTCGCGTATTAAAAATACTAACAATCATCGAATGACGATTACTTTTTCTGATGGTAGTAAATTGGAGTTAGAACCAAATACTGTTATTCAAATGAAGTATGAGTCAGGGAAAGATATTGCAAGTACAGTTCAAATTATTTCTGGTAGTGCAACTGCTATTATTAAGGGTAAAAGGATTGAGAGAAATGTAAATCAATAA
- a CDS encoding ShlB/FhaC/HecB family hemolysin secretion/activation protein: MKKTLYLAALVYMPAFVLAEIPNAGSISREAETQLAPIQGQIATPTVHAPISASQDRTPIAVQQIILNGRTLLDESQFQPLLNQYIGKETTFGGLQILAQNIADVYHKAGYPLATALVPPQRIENGVITLEIVEGRTAGVELNNQSRVNNTVVQNHLNRGIKPNQALKQADSERALLLLKDLAGTEEVGYRLQPIEQGMAVAVDLGKAPLIDGFVQVDNHGSKSTGTVRTRAGVNFNSPFGHGERLSVQGMSSFKGVHFARLGADVPLGSDGLTASLGVAQTRYDLGGAFKDLDATGQSNTLDLALRYPIVRSNQNNVWLNLGAENRKLKDEVGATQTLTRKSLRSANVGINATLQDDSGYTQLGMNHTLGHLDIKSADALAIDRVSAKTDGNYYKGTAAVSRTQFITPKFSLTGSLNGQWANKNLDSAEQMSLGGSDSVAAYHSNNVSADSALVAQFEGRYAFSPAFALGAFYDVGRGKLRQKPFTDGENSAKLHGGGVGVYSQYKGLSLQGKVAWQGSKARFSQNKNPRVWVKAGYNF, encoded by the coding sequence ATGAAAAAAACACTTTATCTAGCAGCCTTGGTATATATGCCCGCATTCGTACTGGCTGAAATCCCCAATGCTGGCTCCATTTCACGCGAAGCTGAAACCCAACTTGCGCCCATTCAAGGGCAAATTGCCACGCCCACAGTTCACGCGCCCATTTCAGCCAGCCAAGACCGCACGCCCATTGCCGTCCAACAAATCATCTTAAATGGACGCACTTTACTGGACGAAAGTCAATTTCAACCCCTGTTAAATCAATATATTGGCAAAGAAACCACCTTTGGCGGATTGCAAATTTTGGCGCAAAATATTGCCGATGTTTACCATAAAGCAGGTTATCCGCTTGCCACAGCCCTTGTGCCACCCCAACGCATTGAAAATGGCGTGATTACGCTGGAAATCGTAGAAGGGCGCACGGCTGGCGTGGAATTGAACAACCAATCTCGCGTAAACAATACGGTGGTGCAAAACCATTTGAATCGTGGCATCAAGCCCAATCAAGCCTTAAAACAGGCTGACAGCGAACGCGCTTTGCTTTTATTGAAAGATTTGGCTGGCACCGAAGAAGTCGGCTACCGTTTGCAACCCATTGAGCAGGGCATGGCGGTTGCGGTGGATTTGGGCAAAGCCCCATTGATTGATGGTTTTGTGCAGGTGGACAATCATGGCTCAAAATCCACAGGCACGGTTCGCACCCGCGCTGGTGTGAATTTCAACAGCCCATTTGGTCATGGCGAACGCCTTTCTGTTCAGGGTATGAGCAGCTTTAAAGGTGTGCATTTTGCGCGTTTGGGCGCGGATGTGCCTTTGGGCAGCGATGGCTTAACCGCCAGCTTGGGCGTGGCGCAAACGCGCTATGATTTGGGCGGTGCATTCAAAGATTTGGACGCAACGGGTCAATCCAATACGCTGGATTTGGCGTTGCGTTATCCGATTGTCCGCAGCAATCAAAACAATGTTTGGTTGAACTTGGGCGCGGAAAACCGCAAATTAAAAGACGAAGTGGGTGCAACCCAAACCCTGACTCGCAAAAGCCTGCGTTCCGCCAATGTGGGGATTAATGCAACTTTGCAAGATGATTCGGGCTACACCCAACTGGGTATGAACCACACTTTGGGGCATTTGGACATCAAAAGTGCTGACGCTTTGGCAATAGACCGTGTTTCGGCAAAAACCGATGGCAATTATTACAAAGGCACGGCTGCGGTGTCGCGCACACAATTCATCACGCCCAAATTCAGCTTAACAGGTAGCCTGAACGGGCAATGGGCAAACAAAAATCTGGATTCGGCAGAACAAATGAGTTTGGGCGGTTCAGACAGCGTGGCGGCATACCACAGCAACAATGTTTCGGCAGATTCGGCATTAGTCGCGCAATTTGAAGGGCGTTATGCGTTTTCCCCTGCTTTTGCTTTGGGCGCGTTTTATGATGTGGGTCGTGGCAAATTGCGCCAAAAACCGTTTACCGATGGCGAAAATTCGGCAAAATTGCACGGTGGCGGTGTGGGCGTATACAGCCAATACAAAGGCTTGTCTTTACAAGGTAAAGTAGCGTGGCAAGGCAGTAAGGCGCGTTTTAGTCAAAACAAAAATCCGCGTGTTTGGGTGAAAGCGGGTTACAACTTCTGA
- a CDS encoding methionine ABC transporter ATP-binding protein, which translates to MIILDNVSKQYQNRDKTRFTAVEPTSLTIEQGEIFGLMGYSGAGKSTLLRLINLLERPDTGKVWVNNQDLTAMNEAQLRQARQHIGMVFQQFNLLSNRTVAENVAFPLEIAGWQPEKIAPRVAECLEIVDLSERAGHYPAQLSGGQKQRVGIARALAPQPSVILADEPTSALDPITTRSVLACLKDINERFQVTIVIVTHEMSVIRKLCHRTALLHQGKLLEVAEVKNGEILAQSEIGQELLRDD; encoded by the coding sequence ATGATTATTTTAGACAATGTTTCCAAACAATACCAAAACCGCGACAAAACGCGCTTTACCGCCGTAGAACCAACCAGCTTAACCATAGAACAAGGCGAAATTTTCGGTTTGATGGGCTATTCGGGCGCGGGCAAATCCACATTATTGCGCCTTATCAATCTGTTGGAACGCCCCGATACAGGCAAAGTTTGGGTCAATAATCAAGACCTGACCGCCATGAACGAAGCCCAATTACGCCAAGCACGCCAACACATCGGCATGGTGTTTCAACAATTCAATTTATTGAGCAACCGAACCGTTGCCGAAAACGTGGCATTTCCATTGGAAATTGCAGGCTGGCAGCCTGAAAAAATCGCACCGCGTGTGGCAGAATGCTTGGAAATTGTGGATTTGAGCGAAAGAGCAGGGCATTATCCCGCACAGTTGTCGGGCGGACAAAAACAACGTGTCGGCATAGCCCGTGCGCTTGCGCCCCAGCCCAGCGTGATTTTGGCAGACGAACCCACTTCCGCGCTGGACCCGATTACCACACGCAGCGTGTTAGCCTGCCTGAAAGACATCAACGAACGTTTTCAAGTAACCATTGTGATTGTTACCCACGAAATGAGCGTGATTCGCAAATTGTGTCATCGCACCGCCTTGTTGCATCAAGGCAAATTGCTGGAAGTGGCAGAAGTGAAAAACGGCGAAATTTTGGCGCAATCCGAAATCGGGCAAGAATTGTTAAGAGATGATTGA